CTCTTCGAGGAACTTTTCCACCTCGATGGCCGCCATGCAGCCGGTGCCGGCGGCGGTGATGGCCTGGCGATAGCGGCGGTCCTGCACGTCGCCGCAAGCGAAGACGCCGGGGACGCGGGTGAAGACGTAGTCGCGCGTGCGCAGATATCCGTCCTGGTCGGTGTCGAGCTGGCCGGTGAACATGGCGGCGTTGGGGATGTGTCCGATGCCGAGGAACATGGCGCTGGTGGGAAAGTCGGAGACGGCGCCGGTCTTCAGATTGCGCAGCTTGAGGCCGGTGACTTCTTTCTTCGCGACGTCGAAGACGTCTTCGACGACGGTGTCGGTGAGGAACTTGATCTTGTCGTGGGCGCGGGCGCGCTCGAGCATGATCTTGCTGGCGCGGAACGTGTCGCGACGATGGATGATCGTGACCTTGGTTGCAAACCGCGTGAGAAAGAGCGCTTCTTCCATGGCCGAGTCGCCGCCGCCGATGACGGTGATTTCCTTCCCGCTGAAGAAGAAGCCGTCGCAGGTGGCGCAGGAAGACACGCCGTGCCCGATAAGCGCCTGCTCGCTGGGCAGCCCAAGCCAGCGCGCTGACGCGCCGCTGGCGATGATGAGCGTGCGGGTGCGCAGTCCGTTTCCTCCGCCGAAGTCGAGCGTGAACGGGCGCTTGCTGAGGTCGGCGCGGACGAGGTGCCCGGTGCGGTATTCGGCGCCAAAGCGCGCGGCCTGCCTGCGCATGTTGTCGATCAGCTCGGGCCCCTGAATACCTTCGGGGAAGCCGGGGAAATTTTCCACCAGCGTAGTGAGCGAGAGCTGCCCGCCGGGCTCGTGGCCTTCGATGACGAGCGGCTTGAGGTTGGCGCGCGCGGCGTAGAGCGCGGCGGTGAGCCCGGAACATCCCGAGCCGATGATGATGGTGTCGCGAATGTCAGACATGGGGGTGATTGAGTAGATTCAGCAGCGACGGCTTTTGATTCGGGTCCGAAATCCGAGGACCTTCAACGCAGAGGGCGCGGAGGACGCTGAAGAACGCAGAACGGCAAAGCTCTTCCCGACAAAGGACACGAAGGCAGGTTGAACGGCGCCGGCGAGGCTGCGCACTTTCCCGCGAGTTTGGGCGGGCCGGTGTCATTTGGGTGCGGCGGCAGTTGCCGAAGCTTTCTTTGCAGGCCCGGAATTCGTGGCCTTCGCCGCGGGAGCGGTTTTTGCGCCAGCCGTCGTGCCGGGCACGCCGAGGCGCGCCAGGTCGGCGGCAACGGTGCGCGGAGCGTCCATGGCGCGGCGGTAGGCGCTCATCAGCCTGGTGGCGCCGGCAAAGAGCGGCTCGTAGGCGTGCTGGTCCACGTCTGGACAGCGCGAGAGCGAGTACGCGCCCTTGCCCAGGCGCTCGATGCGGATGCGGCTGGCCGGCGTCTGGCTGGCGAGGACGGCGGCGGGCATGCCGCTGGTGACTTTGTCTTCCAGGGCGACCTGCACCAGGTCGGCGGGATCGCGCAGCCGGAAGACGAGCGTTTCCGCCATGCCGAGCGCATCGTGGCTGAAGGTGTACTGCGCGGTGACAAAGGGCGAATCGGCGGCGAACTCGCGGCGCAGGCGGACCCAGTGGGAGACGGGCGCGTCGGGCGCGGTGCTGCGTCCGCGGGCGACCTCGAAGTCGGCGACAAAGCGCGGGCGCTCGGGAATGCGCGCCAGCGCGGCCGCGATTTCCTTCTGCTGGTCGGCGTCGGGCATGCAGACGTTCAGGTAGTTCACCTTGACGGGCGGCGTGGACTTGGCTCCGGGCTGCCGAGCTTGCGGCGAAGTTGCCGGTGGCGCCGCGGTTTGCGCGAAAGCAGCCGCGCTGAGAACCGCAAAAAGAAGGATGGGGAGGGCGCGCACGTGCGGCATTGTAAACCACGCGCGGAAACGGCCCGGCGACCGCCACTTGCTAGAATCGCATCATGGCGAAGCTGGCACTGGTGTACGGCATGCGGTTGCTGCCGGCCGATGAAATCGTGCAGCTGGGCGACGCGCCGGTGAAGCTGAAGAACGGACGCGAGGCGCGCGTCACCCTGCATCTGCTGGAGGGCAGCAAGGAAGACATCGAAAAGCAGCTCAAAGGCAGCCTCGAAGCCTTCTTCGATTTCTATCCCGAGATCTGACCGTGCGCGTGCCCCGGCGGGTCAGCCCCGCGGGTCGGCTGGAACCGTGAACCAGAACACCGAGCCGTGTTCGCGCTGGCTCACCACTCCAATTTGCCCGCCGTGGGCCTCGACGATCGCCTTCGCGATGGCCAGTCCCATGCCGGTGCCTTGCACGCGGTAGCGCTGGTCGCGTCCGCGGTAAAACTTATCGAAGATCAGCGTCTGCTCGAAGTCGTCGATGCCGGGGCCGGCGTCGGCCACGCTGAAGCGCACCGCCTTCTCGCCGTCGCGCTCGGCGGTGATCCGGATCGGCGCCTCTTGCGGTGAATACTTCGCCGCGTTTTCCAGCAGGTGCAGCAGCACGTCGCGGATGCGGCCGGCGTCCACGCGCACGTTGGGCAGGCCGCCGGGCGCGTCCACTTCAACGCGGCGTCCTTCCAGGGTTGCGCCGGCTTGGCGCACGGCGCGCTCGATGACCTCGCGTACCGGATGCGACTGCAACTGCAGCTCGACCTGGTTGGCGTCGAGCTGCGCCATCTGCGTGGCTTCGCTCACAAGACGGTCGAGGCGGTCGGCTTCTTCGTTGATGACGAGGATCAGGTCGCGGAGCTGGTCGGCCGCGACGGCGGGGCCGTCGAGGATGGTGGTGGCCGACGCCTTAATGGCGGTGAGCGGCGTGCGGAATTCGTGCGTCACCGAATCGAGGATGGCGGAGCGCAGCTTTTCGCCTTCGCGTGCCGCTTCGGCGCGCGCCAGCGATTCGACCGCGCCGGCGCGCTCGAGCGCGATGGCGATCAGGCTGCCGATGGCTTCCTGCGTCGCGCGCGAGATCGAATGTCCGGCAGTGCCGACAGCGCCGACGGACTTCACGCCGAGTCGAATCGGAACCACGCTGGTGTCGGTGGCCGGGTCAAACACCGGCTCGCCTCGCGACGCGACCAGGCGCAAAGTGACTGCGTCGAGGTTCGCGCTGCCGGGGCCGGAGCGATACACGTCGGCGTGGCCGGCGGCCAGCACTGCCGACGCCCGCGCGCCGAAAGCTTCCACGATGTAGCGCGGCAGGAGGTTGAGCAGTTCGGCCACGCTCTCACTCGCCAGCAACTGCTGGGTGAAGTTGTACAGCCGCTCGACCTCGCGGCGGCGCTGCGTGGCGTCGTGAGCTTCGCGGCGCGCGCGCTCGGCGAGCTGGCTGGCAATGATCGCGGTGGCAAGAAACGCGAACAGCGCGACCCAGTTCTGTGTTTCGGCGATGGTGAAGGTTCCAAGCGGCGGCAGAAAGAAGAAGTTGAACGCCAGGGTAGCGGCGATGGCGAAGGCAATGGCATACCACAATCCCCAGCTTGCCGAGACGATCAGGACGGCCAGCAGGAAGGTGAGCGCCACGGTTGTCGGGTTCGCATGGATGACGATGCGATAGAGCGCGACCAGGGCGAACAACACCGCCAGCATCGCCGCGCCGCGCGCAAACTTGACAATGACCCCACGCACGAGCGCATTGTACGCTGTGGGTTGCGGCACATTTTCGCCGCGCAGACATCGTGCACAAGACCCCCGAACAATGGCTGGAAGTGGCCGCTCCTGAGAAGAAACAGGGCGTATTCAAGCTCTGGCTTGGCTACTCGCCGGGCGTGGGCAAGACGTACAGCATGCTGAGCGAGGCGATTCGCCGCCACAGCCGCGGCGAGGACGTGGTGATCGGCGTGATCGAGACGCACGGACGGAAGCCGATCGCCGAACTGGCGTCGCGCCTGGAAGTGGTGCCGCGCAAGAAGCTGGAGTACAAGGGCGCGCAGTTCGAAGAGATGGACGTGGACGCGATCCTGGCGCGCAAGCCCGCCGTGGCCGTGGTGGACGAACTCGCACACACCAACATTGAGGGCAGCAAGCACGCCAAGCGCTACGAAGACGTGATGGAGCTGCTGGACGCGAAGATTGACGTGCTCTCCACCGTGAACGTGCAGCACGTGGAAAGCATTTCACCCATGGTGCAGCGGATCACGGGAGTGATCGTGCGCGAAACGGTGCCCGACTGGGTGATGCAGCGCGCGGGGGAAATCGTGATGTCTGACCTGACGCCGGAAGCGCTGCAGACGCGCATGCGGCGCGGCGACATCTATCCGGTGGACCGCGCCGAGCGCGCGCTGGGCAACTTTTTCCGGCGCGGCAACCTGATTGCTTTGCGCGAGCTTGCCCTGCGCCAGGTGGCGCAGCAGGTGGACCGCACGCTGGAGACGTACCGCGCGCAGGAGCACCTGGAGGGCGAACCCCAGGTCCGCGAGCGCATCGTCGTCTCGGTAAGCTCGAACCCGGCAGCGCAGTACCTGATCGCCCGCGGCGGCCGCATGGCGCACGCGATTGACGCCGAGTTCTACGTGGCCTACGTGGACATGGGCCAGGACACGCGCGACGAAGACCGCCGCACCCTGGCGGAAAATATCCGCTTCGCGGAAAACATGGGCGCGACGGTCGTGAAGCTGCAAGGCAGCGACGTGGCCAGCACACTGGCAAAGTTCGTGCGCGACAAGCACATTACGCAGGTGATCTTCGGGCGATCGGCAACCAAGGGCTGGCGCCGCTATCTCTACCTTTCCGCCGTGCAGCGCTTCCTGCGCGACGCGCCGCCGGTCGACGTCCACATCGTGACGCAAGAGGCCAAATAGTGGCGGAGACGCGCGCCGCCGAGCATCGCCGCGTCCTGCTGGTGGATGACGAGCCGCAGATCACGCGCGTGCTGCGCACCGGACTGGCCGCTGAAGGCTACGACGTGCGCGTGGCCAACGACGGCCGCTCGGCCTTCGACCTGTTCCAGGCGTGGACGCCCGACATCGTCGTCACCGACCTGGCGATGCCGGAGATGGACGGCCTGGAGCTGTGCACGCGCATCCGCGAGCACTGGCAGACGCCGATCATCGTGCTGTCGGTGAAGGGCGAGGAGCGCAAGAAGGTGCAGGCGCTGGACGCCGGCGCCGACGACTATGTGACCAAGCCGTTCGGCATGAAGGAACTCTCCGCGCGCATTCGAGCCACGCTGCGGCGCGCGCCGGCGCGCGAGACGCCGCCGCAGAAGATCCGCATCGGCGCCTTCGACATTGACGTGGAGGGCCACACCGCTGCGCTGCGCGGGCACGAGCTGCGGCTGACGCCGAAGGAATTCGACCTGCTGGTGTATTTTGCGCAGCATCCGCACAAAGTCATCGGGCACCGCGCGCTGCTCTCAGCGGTGTGGGGCGCCGAAAGCGCGGGTCAGACCGAGTATCTGCGCGTCTTCGTCGGGCAGATGCGCAAGAAGATCGAGCCCAGGCCCGAGGAGCCACGCTACATCGTGACCGAGCCGCGCGTCGGCTACCGCTTCGAGCCGGGCGAGTAGGCTCGAATGGGCGAACCTTTATAAACATTTTAGGCAGCGCTTACACATATCTTGCGGGCGCCGCGATCGAATAGGCAGTGCGGCGAGCGGTATCGCCGCGGACTCTATGCTGGCTGCCGGCTTCATCATTTGCGGGGTACCGCTGCTGAGCTTCTTCGGCATGTTCTTCGTGCAGTGCGGCCGCGAGTACCGGCGCGGCCGCCGGGTGATGTTCGAACGGCTGCCGGATGCCGGCAGGCCGCGCCAAAAAGCAAAGCTCATTCCCTTCCGCAACTATGAATCGCCGGGCGCATCCGCCAGGCGCAGGCGCATCGTGATGGGCATCGCCGTGGCGGCCCTGGTTGTTGCAGGCGGGCTGAAACTTCGGGCGCAAACAGCCGCGCCCGCCACCGCCAGCGCCGCTCCTGCGAGTTCGCCATGGCAGTACGGTGGATTCCTGGATGCGGCCTACCTGGTCGCTCCGAACGACCCGGCCAACCACCTGTTTCGCAATCGAGGCACCACCTTCAAGGTGAACGAGCCTGTGCTGGACATGGCGGCCGCGTACATCCGCAAGGCGGCCGCTCCCGGATCGCGCTGGGGCGCGGAGTTGACGGTGCAAGCGGGCGAGGACGCGGAAGTCTTCGGATTTTCCGCCACCGCGCCCAAGCTTGCGGGCGCCGATGGTCTGCGGCACCTGGGACCGACCGACGTTTCCTATCTGGCGGCAGTTGGCAAGGGACTCACAATCCAAGGTGGCATCTTTAGCAGCTTGATCGGATACGACAGCCTGTACGCGAAAGACAATTTCACCTACACGCGTCCGTGGGGGGCCGACACCACGCCCTATCTGATGCTGGGCGTGAACGCGAGTTATCCGTTCACGGAGAAGGTGACCGCGACGGCGTTCGTGGTGAACGGATACTGGCACCTGGCCGACGCCAACCGCGTTCCGTCGAGCGGCGGGCAGTTGGCGTACAAAGCGACGCCTCACGTGACGCTGAAGCAGACGGCCATGTACGGGCCCCACCAGCCGGACACGTCGCTGCCGTTGTGGCGGTTTCTGTCCGACAGCATTGCCGAGTGGAAGCGCGATCCGGTGACGGTCGCGTTCGAATATCAGCTGGCAACGGAAAAGGTCGCCGCCCCGGGCCAGCCGCGCGCTTACTGGTCGGCGGCGCAGTTGCCCATGCATTGGGTGATGGACAAGAGCAAGCATTGGAGCCTGACGCTGCGCCCGGAGTTCGCATGGGACAGCGATGGGCGATGGACCGGCTTCCCGCAGACGATCAAGGCGGTCACGACGACGGTGGAATATCGCCTGCCGTACCGACAGACGAACAGCATCTTTCGCGTCGAGTATCGGCATGACGACTCGCGCGGCGCGGGCGGCGGATTTTTCGAAAACGGGCATGCCGGGCCGGGCAGCGAGCGGCTCACGCCTACGCAGAACCTGGTCGTCTTCGGGCTGATCCTGACGTTCGACGGCCAAATCCGGCGGAAGTGAGGCAACGAGTATGTGGGACCTGGGAATGATCGCGCTGACGCTTGCGCTGTTCGTACTCGGAATTGGTTACGTGCGCGCTTGCGAGAGACTGAGGTAGAGCCATGGCGACGGGAACGGCAGCCCTGCTGGTGATTTGCGCCGCGCTCATGGTTTACCTGTGCGTTGCGCTGCTGCGTCCGGAGAAGTTCTGAGATGACGGCGAACGGGTGGTTCCAGATCGGATTGTTCCTGCTGGCGGTGCTGGCGGTAACCAAGCCGCTCGGCAGCTACATGGCGCGCGTGTTCGAGCGCGAGCGCACCTGGTTCGACCCGGTTGCGCGGCCGGTGGAGCGGCTGCTGTATCGCGTGACCGGCGTCCGGGAAGATGAAGAGATGCGCTGGACCGAGTACGCCACGGCCATGCTGCTGTTCAGCGCGGTCTCCATGCTGGCGCTGTACGCGCTGCTGCGCTGGCAAGCTCTGCTGCCGCTCAATCCGCAAAAGTTCGGCGCGATGCCGGCGGACCTGGCATTCAACACGGCGGCGTCGTTCACCACCAACACCAACTGGCAAGCCTACAGCGGCGAGACGACGGTGAGCTACCTGGTCCAGATGGCCGGGCTTGCCTACCACAACTTTGTTTCGGCGGCGGCGGGCATCGCGCTGGCGATCGCTTTCATTCGCGGCATCGCGCGGCGCGAGCGCGAAACCATCGGCAACTTCTGGGTTGACATGACGCGCGCCACGCTGTGGATCCTGCTGCCGGTCGCGTTCGTCTTCGCGCTCGTTCTGGTTTCGCAAGGCGTGGTGCAGAACTTGCGCGCCTACGACCACGCCCGGGTGGTCGAGGCGCAGACCGTGCAGGGCACTGACGCTGACGGCAAAGCGGCAACCAGGCAAATCACCGAGCAGGTGATCGCGCAGGGGCCGGTTGCGTCGCAGGAAGCGATCAAGATGTTCGGCACCAACGGCGGCGGCTTCTTCAACGCCAACAGCGCGCATCCGTTCGAAAACCCCACGCCGCTTTCCAACTTCCTGGAGCTGGTTTCGATTTTCGCCGTCTCTGCCGGCCTCGCCTACACCCTCGGCCACATGACCAACTCGCGGCGCCACGGCTGGGCGGTGTGGGCGGCCATGGCGGCGCTGTTTCTCGCCGGCGTCAGCGTCGCCTATTGGTCGGAGGCGAAGGGCAATCCGCTGCTGCCGGGCGTGGACCAGCGCGCGTCGGCGATGCAGTCCGGCGGCAACATGGAAGGCAAGGAAGTGCGCTTCGGAATCGCCAACTCCGCCCTCTTCGCCACCGTCACCACCGACGCGAGCTGCGGCGCCGTGAACTCCTGGCACGATTCGTTCACGCCGCTCGGCGGCTTGGTGCTGCTCACCAACATCATGCTGGGCGAGGTCATCTTCGGCGGCGTGGGCGCGGGGATGTACGGAATTTTGATCTTCGTGGTGCTCACGGTCTTCATCGCCGGGCTGATGGTGGGGCGCACGCCCGAATACCTGGGCAAGAAGATCGAGGCCTTCGACGTGAAGATGGCCATGCTCGCCGTGCTCATTTTCCCGCTCACGATTTTGGTGTTCGCGGCGATTTCGGCGGTTTCGCCGGCGTTCGGCGCCTCCAGCATCTCGAATCCCGGCCCGCACGGGCTTTCGCAGATGCTCTACGCATTCACGTCGGGCACGGGCAACAACGGCTCCGCGTTCGGCGGACTGAACGCCAACACGCACTGGTACAACGTCACCATCGGCATCGCCACGCTGGTGGGGCGGTTTTTCATCATCATTCCGATGCTGGCGATCGCGGGGAACCTGGCGGGCAAGAAGGCCGTGCCGCCTTCGGCGGGAACGTTTCCGGTGACGACGCCGCTGTTCAGCGTGCTGCTGTGCTCGGTGATCATCATCGTGGGCGCGCTCACTTTTTTTCCGGCGCTGAGCCTGGGGCCGATCCTTGAACACTTGCTGATGCACGCGGGAAAAACATTCTGATGAGCGGCACGCGACAACGCGGTTTGTGGGACGCGCGCATCGTGGGACGCGCGGCGGCGGATTCGTTTCGCAAGCTGAACCCGCGCACCATGATGCGCAATCCGGTGATGTTCGTGGTCGAAGCGGGCAGCGTGCTGACCAGCGCCCTGTTGTTGCGCGCGCCTGCGCCGCAGTTCGGATTCAATCTGCAGATCACGCTGTGGCTGTGGTTCACCGTGCTGTTTGCCAACTTCGCCGAAGCCATGGCCGAGGGCCGCGGGAAGGCACAGGCCGAAACGCTGCGCAGAGCGCGCTCGGAAACGCTGGCCAACCGGCTCACGCCCGACGGCGGCATGGAGCAGGTGGCCAGCTCGAAACTGCGCGTGGACGACATTGTGCAGGTTTCGGCGGGTGAACTCATCCCCGGCGACGGCGAGATCATCGAGGGCGTCGCGTCGGTGGATGAGTCGGCGATTACGGGCGAATCGGCGCCGGTGATCCGTGAAGCCGGCGGCGACCGCTCGGCCGTGACCGGTGGCACGCGCGTGCTGTCGGACTGGATCCGCGTGCGCATCACGTCGAATCCCGGTGAAACGTTCCTGGATCGCATGATCGCGCTGGTGGAAGGCGCGGAGCGGCAGAAGACGCCCAACGAAATTGCGCTGAACATCCTGCTCGCGGGGCTGACCATCATCTTCCTGCTGGCGGTGGTGACGCTGCAGCCGTTCGCCATCTACTCCGGCTCGCCGCAGACGGTGTTCGTGCTGGTGTCGCTGCTGGTGTGCCTGATCCCGACGACCATCGGCGGATTGCTGCCGGCCATCGGCATTGCCGGAATGGACCGGCTGATTCAGCACAACGTGCTCGCCATGTCGGGGCGCGCGGTGGAGGCCGCCGGCGACGTGAACACGCTGCTGCTCGACAAGACCGGCACGATCACGCTCGGCAACCGGCAGGCGAGCGCGTTCATTCCCGCGGCGGGCGTAACGGCGGCCGAGATGGCCGACGCGGCGCAGCTCTCGTCGTTGGCCGACGAAACGCCGGAAGGCCGCAGCATCGTGGTGCTCGCCAAGGAGCGCTACGGCCTGCGCGGACGCGACGTGGCGTCGCTCCATGCCGAGTTCGTGCCGTTCACCGCGCAGACGCGCATGTCGGGCGTCAACATGAACGGCCGCGAGATCCGCAAGGGCGCCGTGGATGCGATCAGCAAGTACCTGGCGGCGTCGGGCGCGGCCATCTCCACTGAACTCCAGGTGATGGTGAACGAGATCGCGCGCTCCGGCGGAACGCCGCTGGCGGTGGCCGAGCGCGGGCGCGTCCTCGGCGTGATTCACCTGAAGGACATCGTCAAAGGGGGCATGAAGGACCGCTTCGACCGGTTGCGCTCGATGGGCATCCGCACGGTGATGATCACCGGCGACAATCCGCTCACCGCCGCCGCCATCGCGCGCGAGGCCGGCGTAGACGACTTCCTCGCCGAGGCCACGCCGAAGGAAAAGATGGACCTGATCCGCCGCGAGCAGTCGA
This genomic interval from Terriglobales bacterium contains the following:
- the kdpB gene encoding potassium-transporting ATPase subunit KdpB yields the protein MSGTRQRGLWDARIVGRAAADSFRKLNPRTMMRNPVMFVVEAGSVLTSALLLRAPAPQFGFNLQITLWLWFTVLFANFAEAMAEGRGKAQAETLRRARSETLANRLTPDGGMEQVASSKLRVDDIVQVSAGELIPGDGEIIEGVASVDESAITGESAPVIREAGGDRSAVTGGTRVLSDWIRVRITSNPGETFLDRMIALVEGAERQKTPNEIALNILLAGLTIIFLLAVVTLQPFAIYSGSPQTVFVLVSLLVCLIPTTIGGLLPAIGIAGMDRLIQHNVLAMSGRAVEAAGDVNTLLLDKTGTITLGNRQASAFIPAAGVTAAEMADAAQLSSLADETPEGRSIVVLAKERYGLRGRDVASLHAEFVPFTAQTRMSGVNMNGREIRKGAVDAISKYLAASGAAISTELQVMVNEIARSGGTPLAVAERGRVLGVIHLKDIVKGGMKDRFDRLRSMGIRTVMITGDNPLTAAAIAREAGVDDFLAEATPKEKMDLIRREQSNGKLVAMTGDGTNDAPALAQADVGVAMNTGTQAAKEAGNMVDLDSNPTKLIEIVEIGKQLLMTRGALTTFSIANDVAKYFAIIPAMFAGTFPVLNALNIMRLASPQSAVLSAVIFNALIIIALIPLALRGVRYRAMPAEALLRRNLLIYGLGGLVAPFVGIKLIDLVITRTGLA
- a CDS encoding histidine kinase, which produces MHKTPEQWLEVAAPEKKQGVFKLWLGYSPGVGKTYSMLSEAIRRHSRGEDVVIGVIETHGRKPIAELASRLEVVPRKKLEYKGAQFEEMDVDAILARKPAVAVVDELAHTNIEGSKHAKRYEDVMELLDAKIDVLSTVNVQHVESISPMVQRITGVIVRETVPDWVMQRAGEIVMSDLTPEALQTRMRRGDIYPVDRAERALGNFFRRGNLIALRELALRQVAQQVDRTLETYRAQEHLEGEPQVRERIVVSVSSNPAAQYLIARGGRMAHAIDAEFYVAYVDMGQDTRDEDRRTLAENIRFAENMGATVVKLQGSDVASTLAKFVRDKHITQVIFGRSATKGWRRYLYLSAVQRFLRDAPPVDVHIVTQEAK
- the kdpA gene encoding potassium-transporting ATPase subunit KdpA; amino-acid sequence: MTANGWFQIGLFLLAVLAVTKPLGSYMARVFERERTWFDPVARPVERLLYRVTGVREDEEMRWTEYATAMLLFSAVSMLALYALLRWQALLPLNPQKFGAMPADLAFNTAASFTTNTNWQAYSGETTVSYLVQMAGLAYHNFVSAAAGIALAIAFIRGIARRERETIGNFWVDMTRATLWILLPVAFVFALVLVSQGVVQNLRAYDHARVVEAQTVQGTDADGKAATRQITEQVIAQGPVASQEAIKMFGTNGGGFFNANSAHPFENPTPLSNFLELVSIFAVSAGLAYTLGHMTNSRRHGWAVWAAMAALFLAGVSVAYWSEAKGNPLLPGVDQRASAMQSGGNMEGKEVRFGIANSALFATVTTDASCGAVNSWHDSFTPLGGLVLLTNIMLGEVIFGGVGAGMYGILIFVVLTVFIAGLMVGRTPEYLGKKIEAFDVKMAMLAVLIFPLTILVFAAISAVSPAFGASSISNPGPHGLSQMLYAFTSGTGNNGSAFGGLNANTHWYNVTIGIATLVGRFFIIIPMLAIAGNLAGKKAVPPSAGTFPVTTPLFSVLLCSVIIIVGALTFFPALSLGPILEHLLMHAGKTF
- the kdpF gene encoding K(+)-transporting ATPase subunit F → MATGTAALLVICAALMVYLCVALLRPEKF
- a CDS encoding outer membrane beta-barrel protein yields the protein MLAAGFIICGVPLLSFFGMFFVQCGREYRRGRRVMFERLPDAGRPRQKAKLIPFRNYESPGASARRRRIVMGIAVAALVVAGGLKLRAQTAAPATASAAPASSPWQYGGFLDAAYLVAPNDPANHLFRNRGTTFKVNEPVLDMAAAYIRKAAAPGSRWGAELTVQAGEDAEVFGFSATAPKLAGADGLRHLGPTDVSYLAAVGKGLTIQGGIFSSLIGYDSLYAKDNFTYTRPWGADTTPYLMLGVNASYPFTEKVTATAFVVNGYWHLADANRVPSSGGQLAYKATPHVTLKQTAMYGPHQPDTSLPLWRFLSDSIAEWKRDPVTVAFEYQLATEKVAAPGQPRAYWSAAQLPMHWVMDKSKHWSLTLRPEFAWDSDGRWTGFPQTIKAVTTTVEYRLPYRQTNSIFRVEYRHDDSRGAGGGFFENGHAGPGSERLTPTQNLVVFGLILTFDGQIRRK
- a CDS encoding DUF4118 domain-containing protein; the protein is MRGVIVKFARGAAMLAVLFALVALYRIVIHANPTTVALTFLLAVLIVSASWGLWYAIAFAIAATLAFNFFFLPPLGTFTIAETQNWVALFAFLATAIIASQLAERARREAHDATQRRREVERLYNFTQQLLASESVAELLNLLPRYIVEAFGARASAVLAAGHADVYRSGPGSANLDAVTLRLVASRGEPVFDPATDTSVVPIRLGVKSVGAVGTAGHSISRATQEAIGSLIAIALERAGAVESLARAEAAREGEKLRSAILDSVTHEFRTPLTAIKASATTILDGPAVAADQLRDLILVINEEADRLDRLVSEATQMAQLDANQVELQLQSHPVREVIERAVRQAGATLEGRRVEVDAPGGLPNVRVDAGRIRDVLLHLLENAAKYSPQEAPIRITAERDGEKAVRFSVADAGPGIDDFEQTLIFDKFYRGRDQRYRVQGTGMGLAIAKAIVEAHGGQIGVVSQREHGSVFWFTVPADPRG
- a CDS encoding response regulator transcription factor, encoding MAETRAAEHRRVLLVDDEPQITRVLRTGLAAEGYDVRVANDGRSAFDLFQAWTPDIVVTDLAMPEMDGLELCTRIREHWQTPIIVLSVKGEERKKVQALDAGADDYVTKPFGMKELSARIRATLRRAPARETPPQKIRIGAFDIDVEGHTAALRGHELRLTPKEFDLLVYFAQHPHKVIGHRALLSAVWGAESAGQTEYLRVFVGQMRKKIEPRPEEPRYIVTEPRVGYRFEPGE
- the trxB gene encoding thioredoxin-disulfide reductase yields the protein MSDIRDTIIIGSGCSGLTAALYAARANLKPLVIEGHEPGGQLSLTTLVENFPGFPEGIQGPELIDNMRRQAARFGAEYRTGHLVRADLSKRPFTLDFGGGNGLRTRTLIIASGASARWLGLPSEQALIGHGVSSCATCDGFFFSGKEITVIGGGDSAMEEALFLTRFATKVTIIHRRDTFRASKIMLERARAHDKIKFLTDTVVEDVFDVAKKEVTGLKLRNLKTGAVSDFPTSAMFLGIGHIPNAAMFTGQLDTDQDGYLRTRDYVFTRVPGVFACGDVQDRRYRQAITAAGTGCMAAIEVEKFLEEHGR
- a CDS encoding allantoinase; protein product: MAKLALVYGMRLLPADEIVQLGDAPVKLKNGREARVTLHLLEGSKEDIEKQLKGSLEAFFDFYPEI